Proteins from a genomic interval of Phyllopteryx taeniolatus isolate TA_2022b chromosome 3, UOR_Ptae_1.2, whole genome shotgun sequence:
- the LOC133474956 gene encoding LOW QUALITY PROTEIN: L-serine dehydratase/L-threonine deaminase-like (The sequence of the model RefSeq protein was modified relative to this genomic sequence to represent the inferred CDS: inserted 3 bases in 2 codons) → MSPWEGHTSLLQELEQDLKEKPXGLLNGVVEGLRRXPVVAMETVGAHSLNATTKAGKLVTLPAIASVATTLGLTWVSAQTLQLVQEHTVFSEIIIDREAVKAVERFLDDEKILVEPACGAALAAVSSDVIKRLQDKGKLERQLVLVVFNRYMQINVAANH, encoded by the exons ATGTCGCCGTG GGAGGGCCACACGtctctgctgcaggaactggagCAAGACCTGAAGGAGAAGC GAGGCCTGCTCAACGGGGTAGTGGAGGGTCTGCGGCG GCCCGTCGTCGCCATGGAGACCGTAGGCGCTCATAGCCTCAATGCAACCACGAAGGCAGGGAAGCTTGTCACTTTGCCGGCCATCGCCAG TGTTGCTACCACGCTAGGCCTGACGTGGGTCTCTGCACAGACTCTTCAACTGGTGCAGGAGCACACGGTCTTCTCAGAAATAATCATAGACCGGGAGGCCGTAAAGGCCGTGGAGCGCTTTTT AGATGATGAGAAGATTCTGGTGGAGCCCGCCTGTGGCGCTGCCCTGGCCGCTGTCTCCAGTGATGTCATCAAAAGGCTGCAGGACAAGGGCAAGCTGGAGAGGCAGCTGGTTCTGGTGGTCTTTAATCGCTACATGCAAATTAATGTTGCTGCCAATCATTGA